TGGGCACTTCTTTATGAATGGTGCTTACGAGCAATGTCATGAGCGCGTCCACTTCTTCTTTCGGGCGGCTCCAGTTTTCGGTGGAGAAAGCATAGAGCGTGAGGTATTTTATTCCTATTTCTGCAGCGGCTTCGGTAATTTCGCGCACGGATTCCACGCCATGCTGATGCCCGAAAATGCGGTGTTCGCCCTGCTGTTTTGCCCAGCGCCCGTTGCCGTCCATGATAATTGCAACGTGGCGGGGGAGTTTATCTGCATCTATTTGTTCTTTCAGCGACATAGTAATTTTTAGCGGCAAAAGTAATGTAAAATGTTTCGCTCCCTGTTGTTTATATTTTTTTAACACATTTCTGATAAATATTTTTATCTTTGATTTCAAACCGAACTATCATGATGAAGAAAATAGTTGTCTCTCTTTTCTTTTTCACTCTTGTTTTTTTAGCAACTGAAAGTTTTGCGGGCGGTCCTCCCGGTCCTCCCACCGGTCCTCCTCCTTGCTGGCCTCCTCCGTGTTCCATTCCTCTCGATGGAGGCATCAGCATTTTGATTGCCGCAGGCGCAGCGCTGGGCGGAAAAAAATTATTCGATCTTAAGAAGAAAAAGTGATTCCACTTTTTTCTGTGTAATCTTTTTTATGAAAAAGTTTTTTCAGGAGCCGGTGGTAAGATTTTTATTCTTCGGCTTGGCGCTTTATCTTGGCTGGCTCGCAATATATGAATGGTGGATTCAGCCGATGCGGTGGGCGGATAATGCAGTTATCAGCAACACGCTTTTTCTCAGCCGGAAAATTCTCGGAGGATTCGGTTATGAAACTGCTTCGTGCAGCGAACGAATGATATGCCTGAAAGGAACTCCCGGCCTTTTCATGGGCGACAGTTGCAACGGCATTTCTCTTTTTGCGCTCTACAGCATTTTCCTCATCGCTTTTCCGGGGAAAATTATTTCCAAACTTATTTTTATTCCAGCGGGCATTGTATGCATTCACCTGTTAAATGTGTTTCGCGTGGTTTGTCTTTCGGTGATTGAAACGTATTCTTATTCCTGGACGGAATTTAACCACACCTACACCTTCACCATTCTGATTTACGTTTTTATTTTCGGAGCGTGGCTGTATTGGGTAAATAAATTTTCTTCAATCACCGGAAAACGCCCTTCGACTTCACTCAGGGAGACAACGAAAAATACGAAATGAGGAAAAAGAAACTCTTCATTGCGCTGCTGATTATTCTTACAATTGGTTTAGGATTTTTGCGAGATTATGTTTTTGTTCACATCAACGAAAAAACGGGTCAAGGATTGGCCGGGATTTCAAATCACGAACAGCGGGAACTTTTCATGTTGAAATGGCTGCTCACATTTGCTTTCGCGTTTTTATATTTCGGAGCCGCTGTTTTATTCCTGCATTTGCTTTTCAAAAAGAAAAAATATTTTCAACTCACCGCGCTTATTTATGCCGCACTTATCCTGATTTCTGTTTTTACTGGAGCAACAGGATATTTTTTTTTCTCCTTCGAAAAAGCGTATCCTTTTATACGCACCGTGATGGGAATCGCTCAATCGCCCATTGTGCTGATGATTCTGATTCCCGCCTGCCTTATAAATGAATCAAAACTTTTTATAAAATGATTACTTTTGCTTTATGAAAAAATTCCTTCTAATCCTTTTCGCATCGCTTGCCATGAATGTGCAGGCGCAGGTTAATTTTGAACATAATTATCCCAACTCAACTATTAATTATGCCGAATTCGGAATGACAAGGTTGGACAGTTCAACTTATATGTATTACCTGATAAATTACGACAGCACAAAATTCAGGTTGTACAATCTTAATCACTCTCTTTATCTCACCGTGCAGATTCCTGTTGCCTATATTTCTTACGATTATAATATTCAACATATCACAAAATCATTATTTGACTGCGATACCTCAAACATCGAATACTTGTTAGCGTACCACAGCGGAACTACCTACTATGTAAAAATATTCAGAACAGACGGAACACAGTTATTTTTTTCTGACAGCGCACAAGTTGTAAATTGTTTCGATTGTGCTTCTGTAGAAAATTATTATATCGTGAACACTCCTTTAGGTGCCAAAATGTTTTTGCAATATCCTAACGGATCCACTTCTGTATTCGGATTGTGCGGTACACTGCCTGTTGAAAATCACGAATACGGCACCATGGAAAATGGTTTTAAAATCTCCAATCCATATCCAAACCCAACAACGAATTCAACACGCATCAACTACCAATTGCCTCCGAATGTAAACCAGGGCGAAATTGTTTTTTATAATTTACAGGGGAGAGAAATTAAACGCTTTATGGTGGATAGAGCATTTGACCACCTGCTTATTTCCGCTGCCGACATTGCTGCAGGAACTTACATTTATCAGTTGCAAACCAACGCTCAAGCCAGCGCAAGCAAAAAAATAGTAGTAATAAAGTAATATTTCGGAGCAGATTACATGGTTGCCATCACACGCTATCTGTTGAAAAATATTTTTTCGTCTTCTTACTATTAAGCGATTTTTTGTTACTTTTAGAGTGTTGTTTTGCCATCCCCGTGAAACCGTTAATTGTTCTTTAACTGACAGGTTAAATTTTTTTTCTATGAAAAAGAAAACATTATGGAGCATGGGGATGTGTATTTTTTTCTGCTCCGGAAAAATTCTTTCACAGGGCATCGGCATCAGCAACAGTTCCATAACGCCTGATGCTTCTTCCATTTTAGAATTGCGTTCTACAACACAGGGTTTTTTACCTGTGCGAATGACCACCGCGCAGCGCGGTGCGATTGCATCGCCTGCAACCGGGTTAACCATTTTTAATACCAGCACTCTTCAATTTAATTTTTATGATGGAAGCGCGTGGCAAGTGCTTTTAGGAGGCGCTGGAAACGGAATAACTTCGCTAAATGGA
This sequence is a window from Bacteroidota bacterium. Protein-coding genes within it:
- a CDS encoding T9SS type A sorting domain-containing protein encodes the protein MKKFLLILFASLAMNVQAQVNFEHNYPNSTINYAEFGMTRLDSSTYMYYLINYDSTKFRLYNLNHSLYLTVQIPVAYISYDYNIQHITKSLFDCDTSNIEYLLAYHSGTTYYVKIFRTDGTQLFFSDSAQVVNCFDCASVENYYIVNTPLGAKMFLQYPNGSTSVFGLCGTLPVENHEYGTMENGFKISNPYPNPTTNSTRINYQLPPNVNQGEIVFYNLQGREIKRFMVDRAFDHLLISAADIAAGTYIYQLQTNAQASASKKIVVIK